The nucleotide sequence CAAATTACCACTTTTTTGATCATCGATATTTTGGGAAAGATTATAGTTATATTTTGCTTTAGGATCAAAATATTCATAACGCAATCCTGCATTAAGAATTAACGTTTTTGCCAATTCAATTTTATCTTGTACGTATGCGGCAAATTGTGTAGGATCAACGTTAAAATTATCAACTTCAGGATCTAAAACTATTTGGTAATCAGTAACTCCGCCATAAATTAAATCGCTTCCGCTCAATGCGCTTCCGTCATTTTTCAAAAAGTCCAAGGTATAAGCGTATCTTTCCAACTTATGCAATCTTAATTCAAATCCAGCTTTTACTTCATGAACATTAAATAATTGTGAAACCAAATCGCCTTTTACACTATAAGTTTTTGTGGTTCTATCAGATCTGTAATTATCCGTTCCACCAGAATAATACAATGTTGTTCCAATAGTTTGACTGTAAAAATTTGGGAGATATCTTTTATCGTCATAATTTTCATACAAGTAATATTTTGAATTACTCCACGCGTAGGAAGCTTTTAATGTATAAAAAGTGCTGTTGCTAAGAGTATGTGTTAAATCTATTGACTGCACTAATCCGCTGCTGTAATCAGTTCCTAATCCATCGGGATTAAAAAGATATGATCTTCCTCTGGTTAAACTATAACCCGGACCAAATGCGCTTGAACGACCTTTATCATAAACTAATTCATACTTTACTTTTATTAGTGAACTAAAACTATGACTTAAATTTGCCTGAATATTCCAATCTTGAGAAGGATCCATAGCAACTAAGGCATTATCTCCGGTAGGCAAACCGTTAGAATTTGGAGAATAAGGATTAAACCAATAAGGTAAACTTGCGTCTCCGTGTCTTGGATCGGTACTTTCAAACGCCTCGGCAGTTAAATAGGAATCTGTCGGATTATAAATTCGTTGACCATAATAAAGTCCCTTATAATCTTCAAAAATTCCGGAAACAAAAAATTTCGTATCATTGCCTAAAGGAACTTTTCCGCCAAGGGTAAATTCCGCTCGTTTCCTATTTAATATGTCAAAATCCTCAACATTTCTAAATAATTCTTTGTTTGAAGATAAATATTCGCCTGTATAACCTCTTAAACTAAAACTTAACTTATCTCCGCCTTCTTTTGTAACATAATTTACAACGCCGCTTAAAGCGTTTCCGAATTCGGCGCTAAATGTACCTGTTGATACGGAAACTTCCTGTACCGCGTTTGTTGCAACTCCTACCGCTTTTGAATTTCCATATGGATCGTTTATTGAAAGTCCGTTTATTTGGTAAGCAACTTCATTTTCTCTTCCACCTCTTACATGAAGAGTACCGTCGTCATTCTGAACAACTCCCGCTTGAAGTTTGATTACTTCCGAAATATTATCGACCGGAAGAATATCCAAAGTTTCAGAGTTTATAGCAACCGTAGGGTTTGTTAAATCCTGCCGAATCAAGGGATTTCTTTCACCCTGAACAATTACTGCTTCCATTTCAATTGCACCTGAAGGAAGTGAAAAATCAATTGCCGTAGTAAAACCAACATTAACTCTCACATTTGTTCTTGTTACCTTTTGATAACCGATATACGAGGCAGTTACCGTATAAACAGCCGGCGGAACATTTAGAATTACAAAGTTGCCGTCAATATCGGTCGCGGCGCCAATTGAGGTTCCATCAATAAAAACATTAGCGAAAGGAATACCTTCACCGGTTGAGGCATCTAAAACTTTGCCCATAATTTTACCGGTAGACTGCGCAAAATTATTATTTAGAATTGAAATAAATAATAGTAGTAAAAAAAGTATGAATTTGTTTTTCATAGAATCTCCGGCTCAAGAAAAGTATAATTACTTTGAGTCTAGAAATAAAATTAAATAAAAATCCGCAACCAATAAAAATTCTGATTGCGGAACTTAATTTATTTTAAATACGTCATTTTAATTGATTTTGTAAAATCACCAAAAATTAATTTTGCAACATAATTTCCACTAGCTACAAAATTTCCGCTATTATTTCTTCCATCCCATATTACTTGATGATTTCCTTTTTTAAGATTCTGTAAATCAATGAGTGTTTTTATTTCTTGACCAAGCATGTCATAAACTTTTAAAGATATACGTTTATCAATTGGTAAAGAAAAATTGATAGTTGTAGATGGGTTAAATGGATTGGGATAATTTTGTTCTAATTTATAATCATCCGGTGTTACAATGTTATAATCTTTTTCTTTAAATCCTACAACATCGCCAGAATATTCAAGTAGCCTAATCGGTTGTCTGTAAGGGTTATAAATTTTATGAGACTGCTCTAAGTTAAGAATCCACTGTCCAACGCCTGATGTATCTATCCAATCGAAAATATTTACACTTACCGAATCATAGATACTTTGCTGAGCTAAAACTATTTCAAGGTTTCCATCTTTATCAAGGTCAACATTATCGGCAAAAATATAAGAAGTAAAAGGCGTTTCTTTTTTAATTGTATCAATTACGGAAGGATCAAATCCTATAGGAGTTTTTACGACTTCCATTGAGTCTGTTCCTTCATAAAGTGTATCTAATTTATATGTTACTTCTCCATTGTAAATTTCCCAAGTTGCAAATCCTTCATTGCCTTGTCCGTTATAAACAATGTTCATATCATATGAATTTCTATCAAGTAAACTTCCTTCACCTTTATATTGAATTGCAACCAAATTTAAACCCGTTCCGCCGCCGGTATAAAGTTCATCTTTCCCATCTTTATTCAAGTCGCCTTTCACAATTGGCCACAGTTCAACGGCTGTTTTACCTGCTAAAGCCGCAATTTCAGAACTCTTAATAATTTCCGCATAATTTTCTGTCTGCGACGTATTTGTCCATATATTTTGACCAGAAACAGTATCCGGAAAACTTATTACGGCAACTGCATGAGCGTTTCCGTATTGAGTTCCAAAAATTTCATCTTTGCCGTCACCGTCAACATCTGCGGCTCTTGCTCCAAAATAACTAACAGCATCTACTGCACAATATTCATGATAAACACCTTTAGCTTTAGCATCGGCATTATCAGCGGCAGTTGGATAATCATAAGAATTTGGACCGTTTACACCAATTGACCAAAATCCATAACTATTATACGTATGATTAACAATTTCTAATTTTCCGTCTCCGTTTATATCACAGGGCTCAGCATTCCAGAAAGATCCTCCGGCACCCCAATCTCCGCCATTTGCCTGAACTCCAGGTTTGCCGCCTTCAATTGAAATGTTAGCAAAACCAGGAAAAGAAAAAGTAACTCCGATAATTAAAACGTCTTGTCTTGGATCATTTCCATGAGGAATAATTTCAGTTCTACCGTCACCGTCAAAATCATAAACCGTTAAAACTTCTCTTGTAAATCTGGTGCCTTCTCTTCCGCCAGCTGCTTCAATCATTGTCGGCGTTATAGAAAAAGCTGGAGCGTCGCCCCAAGAAGTTCCATTCCATTCATAAATTGCAATTCTTCCTAAACTTCCGTCTTGATTTACAAAATTAGCTTGTTCAAAAATAATTTCTTTTTTACCGTCTCCGTCGCAATCACCTACTTGAATATATCTTGGTGTGGATCCACTGGAACTTGATGCGGCGGGTGAAGACCAAATTACTTCTAATAATGAATCTTGTGTTACTTGTAAAACATGAACTCTTCCGCCATTTATATAATCTGTAGCCAAAACTTCTTGAGTGCCATCACCATTGGCATCTGCAACAATTACTCTTCTAACACCAAGCTGACTGTTAATTCCAGGATATGGGTAATATGGCGATAATGTATCTTCTGAAGCAGCAACCGTATATATAGCAGTTTGTTTTGCAGCAATTGGAGTTGTTTGAGAATGAATCGATGAAAAAGTTAAGAAAATAAGTAAAATAGAGATAAAATATTTTTTCATATAGCCTCCGAAACTACTTTTTACATAAATAAATTTACTAAATAAGAAGATACAATCATTTATGTTTTTATGCAATATTAAAAACTTTTGTTGATTTAGAATATAAAATATTTTGAATTTTATTCGATATTCTCTTAATTAATATGCATAAAAAATATAATTACTAGGAGAATGAATGTCTACATTAATGGTAAGCGTTTCAGGCATAAGAGGTCTGGTCGGCAATGGATTGGATCCAAACACAATTGTTAAATATGTTTCAGCTTACGCGGATTTTTGTGGAATCGGTAAAATCGTAATCGGTTCAGATGGGAGAATTTCTGGCAATATGGTTAAGAACATTATTATTGGGACTTTAATTGCAAAAGGAAATGATATAATTGATATTGGAATTTGTCCAACTCCAACGGTTTTATATAATGTAAAAAAAACTCGGCGCGGTTGGAGGAATTCAAATTTCCGCAAGTCATAATCCTAACGAATGGAATGCGTTAAAATTGCTTAACGCAAACGGCGAATTTATGACTCCCGAAGAAAATAAAATAATGTTAAATAAACTTGAATCTTCAAGCAATTATAAAAAATGGAATGAACTTGGAAAACTTTCGACTTATGACGAAGGACTGAAAAATCATATTGAAAATGTATTGAAATTAGTCGACGTCGAATTAATAAAATCGAAAAAGTTTAAAGTTGTTTTAGATTGTGTTAATGGCGCCGGAAGTTATATGATGCCGAAATTCTTAAAAGATTTGGGCTGTGAAGTGATTGAATTAAACTGCGAGAAAACCGGAATATTCCCTCGTTTACCGGAACCGATCCCGGAAAACTTAATTGAAACAATGAAATTTGTTAAAGAAAAAAATGCTGATTTGGCAATTGTTGTCGATCCGGATGTTGATAGATTAGTATTGATCACCGATAAAGGCGAACCTTTTATTGAAGAAAATACAATCACACTTTCCGCTAAACACGTACTTTCAAAAACCAAAGGAAATGTTGTTGTAAATTTATCTACAACCAGAGCTGTAGATGATATAGCCAATGCGCAAAACTGCAAAGTATTTAGAGCGCCGGTCGGTGAAGCAAATGTTGTGAAACTAATGAAAGAAGTAAACGCCGTAATCGGAGGAGAAGGAAGCGGCGGCGTTATTTATCCTGAACTTCATTATGGACGTGATGCTTTGGTTGGAACGGTATTGACTCTTGAACATTTAGCAATGCAGAACAAAAAACTTTCTCAAATAAAAGACGAATTACCGCAATATTTTATCGCAAAGAAAAAAATTGAACTTAAAAATGTAAATCCGGATAAAATAATTGAGCAGGTTAAAGAAAAATATAAATCGGAAAAAATAAATACCGAAGACGGATTAAGAATTGATTTTGATAATCATTGGGTACATTTTAGAAAATCAAATACCGAACCAATTATCAGATGCATTGCCGAAGCCAAAACCGAAGCTGAAGCAAATTTATTTATTGACAAATATTTTAACGAAATAAAAGAATTGATGAAATAGTTTTTTTTAATATTAATTTTCAATCTTTGTGATTAACTTAAATGAAAATCACAAAGATTATATTGTTCAAATAATTTTGTAAATTACCAACTGAATTGTATGATTAAAATATGTTTTACAAACAAACGTTTATCATTATTGAATTTTAATCTTTCATTAAATCGTTTTACGTTCTCACTTCATTCTGCTTCGTTTCTTAAAAAAATTCATTAAAGCAATGTCATACGTAGAAGTTGTTTCAATTAAATTATAATCATAACCTAATTTGTTGCAGCCGTTTTTAATTGTTGTTAAATAATTTCGCATTGCTTCATAATATGATTTTTGTATTTGAATCGGCTGAGTGTTTAATTCTTCATTTGTTTCAAGATCAACAAATATCGAATCGTTCTTAAAGTTGAAATTAATTTCGGTGGGATCCAAAACGTGAAATATAATTACCTCATTTTTCTTGAAATAAAATTTTTTTAATGAATTAAGAATCTCCGCCGGCTCATCTAGAAGATCTGAAATAATTATCACTAATCCGCGTTTAGTAATTTTTTCCGCAATTGAATTTATTGATGTTGATGTTTTTGTTTCACTTTGCGCGTCAAACTTTTCAATTTCCGTAAGCAATTGTCTTAAATAAGTTCTTTTAGATTTGGGCTGCAAATAACTTTTCAATTCGCTTGAGTAAAGAGCCAAACCAACCGCGTCCTGCTGTTTTAAAAGCAGATAAATAAAACTGGCGGCAAGCACTTTAGAATATTCAAATTTTGAGACCGAGCCTTCATTTTTATATGACATTGATCTGCTAGTATCAAGTACGATGTGAGCTAATAGATTTGTTTCTTCTTCATACTGCTTAATAAAATATTTTTCGCTCTTTGCAAAAACTTTCCAATCTAAATTTTTTATTGAATCGCCCTGCATATAAGGCCGATGCTGACTAAATTCAACGCTAAAACCGTGGTATGGACTTTTATGATAACCAACCATAAATCCTTCCACAACGGTACTGGCTTTTAATTCAAGAGTCTTTAATTTCGCTATTACAGATGGATTTAAAATTTTTGTAAAATCATTCTGTTTTTTCATCAAATTTTAAAGAGTATTTTGATTTCTTAAAATATCTTCGGGTGATTTGCCCAAATTCTGCAATTCCATTTTCGCGTCATCAGCTAATTCACCGTTAGGATATTTTTCCAAATATAATTTGTAAGTCTTTTCGGCTAGCGGAAAATTTCTAATTTCATTTGCTAAAATAAAAGCCGACATGAACAAAGAACTTTCAGCTAACTTTGAGTTAGGATAGTTTTCATATATTTTCTTGTAAGAATCTACGGCTTTATTCAAACTTTCCATGTGTTTAACATTTTTTATAACTTGTCCTTGATACAATTTCGCAATTTCAAACAATGACGAATCGGCAACTGTACTTTTAGGATAATTATTTACGATTTCTTCAAACTTTACAACAGCTTCATCATACTTTCCGGATTTAATCAGATTTTTTGCTTCACTATAAATCATTTTCTCATCTTTACTGCTGCAATACGCTAAAGTTAGTAATACAATTAAGATTATAACATTTTTTAGATATTTCATATATTTCCTTAAAACAATTAATAATCGAAAAAATTACGGAATGAATTTTAATCAAGTTTTGAATTTTATGAAAGGAAAATCAATTTACAATTTTTCCTTTGGAAATTGAAGATTTCAAACTGGGATTTCCAGATTTGGTTTTATTTATAGAATGACCGGAATATTCCATTAGAAGCATATTTGCTCCAACATCGAACATTTGTCTTTTTTCATTTAAATTAAAAAAATCAACTGAGTCGGAAATTATAATATCTGATTTTTGCAGTAAAATTCTTGTAACTGCAATTATTTTCTTCATTAATGGAATTTCAACTTTAGAAGTATTTTGATATTTGCTGAAAAATCTTGG is from Ignavibacteriota bacterium and encodes:
- a CDS encoding TonB-dependent receptor, which translates into the protein MKNKFILFLLLLFISILNNNFAQSTGKIMGKVLDASTGEGIPFANVFIDGTSIGAATDIDGNFVILNVPPAVYTVTASYIGYQKVTRTNVRVNVGFTTAIDFSLPSGAIEMEAVIVQGERNPLIRQDLTNPTVAINSETLDILPVDNISEVIKLQAGVVQNDDGTLHVRGGRENEVAYQINGLSINDPYGNSKAVGVATNAVQEVSVSTGTFSAEFGNALSGVVNYVTKEGGDKLSFSLRGYTGEYLSSNKELFRNVEDFDILNRKRAEFTLGGKVPLGNDTKFFVSGIFEDYKGLYYGQRIYNPTDSYLTAEAFESTDPRHGDASLPYWFNPYSPNSNGLPTGDNALVAMDPSQDWNIQANLSHSFSSLIKVKYELVYDKGRSSAFGPGYSLTRGRSYLFNPDGLGTDYSSGLVQSIDLTHTLSNSTFYTLKASYAWSNSKYYLYENYDDKRYLPNFYSQTIGTTLYYSGGTDNYRSDRTTKTYSVKGDLVSQLFNVHEVKAGFELRLHKLERYAYTLDFLKNDGSALSGSDLIYGGVTDYQIVLDPEVDNFNVDPTQFAAYVQDKIELAKTLILNAGLRYEYFDPKAKYNYNLSQNIDDQKSGNLEQYITDAEAKHMFSPRLSVSYPITDRGVIRFSYGHFYQIGSLSSLYRNLIWEVENISTVPTFGNANVNPERSIQYEVGLQQQLTDDFKFDLTGFYKDVRDYIYTQTVYSLNAREYAVLTNLSYANVKGITLSFIKRQSPGSLFSATLDYTYQSAEGNRTEPTEDLFFSEAAGKQTETYLVPLSFDRSHLINGTITLSEPRDWSAGIVYTLQTGTPYTPALPPTLSTITYEQASSVKPFQWNVDMKIEKFFTIDPIDFSIFIQVMNLFDVENQRYVWASSGEALNNAEEKINASQFNDLRKRILRDPGLFNISYLNNYYSREERVSLPREIRIGFSIIFN
- a CDS encoding VCBS repeat-containing protein, translated to MKKYFISILLIFLTFSSIHSQTTPIAAKQTAIYTVAASEDTLSPYYPYPGINSQLGVRRVIVADANGDGTQEVLATDYINGGRVHVLQVTQDSLLEVIWSSPAASSSSGSTPRYIQVGDCDGDGKKEIIFEQANFVNQDGSLGRIAIYEWNGTSWGDAPAFSITPTMIEAAGGREGTRFTREVLTVYDFDGDGRTEIIPHGNDPRQDVLIIGVTFSFPGFANISIEGGKPGVQANGGDWGAGGSFWNAEPCDINGDGKLEIVNHTYNSYGFWSIGVNGPNSYDYPTAADNADAKAKGVYHEYCAVDAVSYFGARAADVDGDGKDEIFGTQYGNAHAVAVISFPDTVSGQNIWTNTSQTENYAEIIKSSEIAALAGKTAVELWPIVKGDLNKDGKDELYTGGGTGLNLVAIQYKGEGSLLDRNSYDMNIVYNGQGNEGFATWEIYNGEVTYKLDTLYEGTDSMEVVKTPIGFDPSVIDTIKKETPFTSYIFADNVDLDKDGNLEIVLAQQSIYDSVSVNIFDWIDTSGVGQWILNLEQSHKIYNPYRQPIRLLEYSGDVVGFKEKDYNIVTPDDYKLEQNYPNPFNPSTTINFSLPIDKRISLKVYDMLGQEIKTLIDLQNLKKGNHQVIWDGRNNSGNFVASGNYVAKLIFGDFTKSIKMTYLK
- a CDS encoding DUF58 domain-containing protein; the encoded protein is MKKQNDFTKILNPSVIAKLKTLELKASTVVEGFMVGYHKSPYHGFSVEFSQHRPYMQGDSIKNLDWKVFAKSEKYFIKQYEEETNLLAHIVLDTSRSMSYKNEGSVSKFEYSKVLAASFIYLLLKQQDAVGLALYSSELKSYLQPKSKRTYLRQLLTEIEKFDAQSETKTSTSINSIAEKITKRGLVIIISDLLDEPAEILNSLKKFYFKKNEVIIFHVLDPTEINFNFKNDSIFVDLETNEELNTQPIQIQKSYYEAMRNYLTTIKNGCNKLGYDYNLIETTSTYDIALMNFFKKRSRMK
- a CDS encoding tetratricopeptide repeat protein, whose protein sequence is MKYLKNVIILIVLLTLAYCSSKDEKMIYSEAKNLIKSGKYDEAVVKFEEIVNNYPKSTVADSSLFEIAKLYQGQVIKNVKHMESLNKAVDSYKKIYENYPNSKLAESSLFMSAFILANEIRNFPLAEKTYKLYLEKYPNGELADDAKMELQNLGKSPEDILRNQNTL